The Syntrophales bacterium region TGCCGGATGCCCCGTTCGATCCGGAGGGGGTGCTGTGCATTGGTCCGAAGGAACTGGACCTTCTCGATGCGCGCTTCCCCCACCGGATTTCCGTCCGGGCGGCCGCGGCGAGCCGCCTGCCGCCGGAGTTTTTCCTGTCGGGCCAGCACCTCGGACCGCAGGACTCCTTCCTCTTCATCGGCCAGGGATGCGTCAACGGCTGCTCCTACTGCAACATCCGCCGCGCGAAGGGCGGCCTGGCCAGCGTGCCCGTCGATTCGATCCTCTCCCGGGCCCGGCGCGGGCTCGAACAGGGCGTGCGCGATTTCGCCCTGCTGGCGGACGACTGCGGCAGTTACGGCCGGGACGTCGGGAGCGATCTGGTCGATCTTGCCGGACGTCTCCTCGGGCTGGACGGCGGCCTGACGCTCAAGCTTAGCTACGTGTTTCCGGCTTTCGTGGAGGAGCGCTTCGACGATCTGGCTCCCCTCTTCGCCACCGGTCGTATCCGCTACGCCAACATCCCGCTCCAGTCGGGCTCGCAGCGCATCCTGGGCCTGATGAACCGGCGCTATCCGATCGGCCGGGTCGTGGAGCGCGTGCAGCGGCTCCGGGAGATCGCCCCCGGGTCCCTCCTCTGCACGCACGTCCTCGTCAACTTTCCCACGGAGACCCGGGAGGACTTCCGGGCGTCCCTCGCCCTGGCGGACGCCTTCAACGACACGTACTTTCTCCACTATTCGGACAACCGGGGGACCCCGGCGGCCCTGCTGGAGCCGAAGGTCCAGACGGAGGAGGCGCTGTGGCGGCTGGACGCCGCCGCGGACTACGTAAACGCCCGGGGGAGGGGGGTGGTGATCCGGGATTTCGACTGCGACCTGCCCTACAACCTCAGCCGGGATCGGGGTGCCTGACATGGCCCTGCCGCTCATCAAAGTCGTCCAGCTCACCCTCACCAACCGCTGCCAACTGAACTGCGGGCACTGCGGGGTGGCGGAGCTCCGGAGCGTCATGCCCGGCGAGCTGACCCTGGAGCAGATCGACGACGTCTTCCGGGACCTCCGGCTGGCGGGCTGCCTGGTGGTGGACCTCTTCGGCGGCGAGCCGACGCTCCGGAAGGACCTGTTCGAGATCATCCGGCGCGGGAAGTCCTCCGGATTCATGATGTCCCTGGAGACGAACGGCTGGCTCCTGGACGGGGCCTTTGTCCGGGGACTGGAAGCGGCGGGCCTGGACCAGATCTACCTCAGCCTGGACGATTATCGCCCGGAAGAGCACGACCGGCGGAGAGGGAGGGCGGGGAGCTTCGAGCGGGCCGTCCGGGCGCTGGAGCTGGGTGCGGCGACCTCCATGGCCGTGCATGTCTCCATCGTGCCGCAGACGGCCGAATTCTTCACCGGCGGCGACATGAACCGGTTCATGGCCTTCGTCCTTGAGAAGGGAGCCGGGAAGGTGCGGCTCCTCCTGCCCCGCTTTTCCGGCCGGTCGGCCCGTCCCGACGGATCCCCCTTTGCCGCGCGCCGGGAGCGGGATCTCTTCGCCTGCATCGCCCCGGAGTACGCCCCCCACATTTATGTTCACACGCCGGGGACGCCGGTGGGGGAGACGAACAAGTGCACGGCCAAGAACATCTTCTGCCACATCATGAGCAACGGCTGGATCGCCCCCTGCCCGTACCTTCCCCTCGTATTCGGCGACGCGACGCGCGAGTCCGTGGTGGAGGTGTTCGAGCGGATGCAGTCCCATCCGCTGGTCCGGCTGGGCGGGGACACCTGCCCGATGCGGAACCCCGACTACATCGAGGAGCACATCCGGCCCATGGGCCCGGGGCGCCCCTTCTATCCCATCGCCTCGGAAAACCAGGTGAACCTTGGCGCCCCCTGCCCGCCGGACTGCCGCGGCTGCGATGCCGCCGGAAGGCCGTCGCGCAGGCCCGCCGAGGCGGTGATCCGCGACCTTCAGGCCGTGGACCCGAACTACCGGAGCATCGAGTTCTACGGCGGGGACGCGCTACTCCGGGCCGATCTGATCGGCATCCTCGGCAGGGTTCCCTCCGGTGCGGACATCCGCCTCTGGACGACGGGAAGCTGGCTGCCGGAGGATCCGGGGTTCCGGGAACGGCTGCGCTCCTTTCCCGTCCGCGCCATCCGGGTGATGATGCCTCTGGACGATGCGGGGACGCCGGGTGGCCTTGGGGGCGCCCTGGGACGGATCCGGTCCGTTCAGGGGCTGGGCATCCCCGTCCATCTGTACATGCCCGCCGACGCCCCGGCGGAGCTGCACCGGGTGATGGCCGAAAACGCGGTCCGTCTGGGGGTGGAACGGATCTATCTCTTTCAACGCGATCCGGCGGCGCCGCTGCCGAACGCGGCCGCCTGTTTCGGCAGGGCCTTGGGCCGGGCGCGGCTGGCCTGGACCGCCCGCCCCCCGGCATAGGTCAAATGCATTTAGGGGATGGAAATGGAAGAATGCCTTGCCTTCCTGGGCGGTGGAACGGCTCGAATTTACGGGACGATGCCTGATCGTGATCCAGGCGGGGGGAGTTTTTCGTTGTGTTTTGGAAGACGGATAGGTATACGGCCATACTGATCGTCCGGAAACACCCGGCCTTCGCGTAGAGGGATCATCGGCGGGGGCCGCAGGAATCCACGCTGGGAGGGAAGGTTCCGAAATGCAGGAAATCTTGACGGCCGTCACCTACCTGGTGGTCTGGCTCCTCTGTGAGCGGGTCATCGGGATCGAGAGCGGGCTGGTGAACCTGATCATCTCGCTGGGGGCGGCCGTGGGCGTTTATGTCTTCATCGCCGTCCGGGAACACCGCAAGAAGAAGGAAAGCGGAGACCAATAGCAGACGCAAGCGGATCCGGAACGACCCGGCGGGCCTCCTTATTCTTTGACGGGAGAAGCTCCCCGGCCATTGACCGGACGCTCCGTATGCGGGTCCATCCACAGCCGGTGTCGCGGACCCGCCGCATCAATCCCCCATCACGAGCACCTTCGCCCCCCGGATCTTTCCTTCCTTCAATTCCACCAGAGCGCGGTTCGCCTCCGCCAGGGGATACGCCTGCACCTCCGGCCGGATGGGAATCTCCGCCGCCATGGCCAGGAATTCCGAGATGTCCCGCCGGGCCACGTTGGCCACGCTTTTGATCTCCTTCTCCATCCAGAGATGCTCGGGATAATGGAGAGCGAGGAGAGCCGTTTTGTCACCCTCCTCCTTGCGGATCGCGTTGATCACCAGGCGGCCTCCCGGGGCCAGGTTTCTCATGGCCTCCACGACGGGCCTCCAGGCCGGCGTCGTGTCGATGACGGCGTCGAGCCTCTCCGGGGCTGTATCGGCGGTATCCCCCGCCCAGACGGCGCCCAGTTCCCGGGCGAAGGCCCGCTCCCGATCGCTCCGGGCGAAGACGAAGACGGGCGTGTCGGGGAAGCGGTGCCGCACCAGCCGCAGCACCAGGTGGGCCGAGGCGCCGAATCCCGTCAGGCCGAGGCGTTGTCCGTTCCGCAGGCCCGTCAGCCGGAGGGACCGCCAGCCGATGGCCCCGGCGCACAGGAGCGGAGCCGCCTCGACGTCGGTAAAGGCCGGCGGCAGGGGATGGACGAAGGCCTCCGGAACGGTCATGTATTCCGCGTACCCTCCATCCGTGTCCCGTCCCGTCGCCTCGAAGCCCGGGCATAGATTTTCGTTTCCCTCCAGGCAGAACGAGCAGCGGCCGCAGGCCCGGTAGATCCAGCCGACACCGACCCGTTCTCCGGCTGGAAACCGCTCCGCCCCGCGTCCGTGCCCGACGACCCGGCCGACCACCTGGTGGCCCGGGATGACGGGGAAGCGGGGCGGCGTCGTCCGGCCTTCGATCTCGTCCAGTTCCGTGTGGCAGACGCCGCAGGCGGAGACCCTGAGAAGGACCTCCCCGTCGCCCGGCTCCGGATGGGGTACATCTGCGGGCTCCAGGGGCGCGGGGTTCTCCCGAAGACTGGATATGCCCTTCAGGATCATCGCCTTCATGGGAGTTTCTCTACTTTCCTTTCTTCATGGCCAGCTTGATGGCTGTGAACAGCCCCTTTTCCCGGATGGCCTTCGCGGCGATCCCCCCGGGGGTGATCTCGAAGAACTTCTCCCCGTAGTGGGCGAGCCTGTCCTCGTCCAGAACGATGCCGAGGCCGGGTCCCTTCGGGAGTTCCACGGTGCCTTCGGGCGAGACCCGGATCGGCTCCGCCAGGATCCCGTCCCGGTACTCGGGGATCCAGGCGGGCGGTTCGTAAGGGTACTCGAGGGGGTGCTTCCGGGGGCTCGCGGCATAAAGATGCAGATTGATGAGGAAGCCGAGGCCGTTCGTCCAGGTGTGGGGGCTGAAGTCCAGTCCCTGAGCCATGCAGGCGTCCAGGACCTTCTTCGAGTCGCCGATGCCGCCGCCCATGGTGGCGTCGGGCTGGTAGATGTCGAAACTCCCCTTTTCCAGCATGATCCTGTACTCCTGCCAGCCGGCGTTGAGCTCCGCCCCGGCAATGGGGACGAGCGCCAACCGGCGGAGCTCCGCCAGCTCGTCCCAGGCGTACATGTCCAGGGGCTCCTCAAGCCAGGAGACGTTCAGGTCCTTGCAGGCCCGGGCGAACCCGGTCGCCCGCTCGAGATCCCAGATCGGCGGCTTTTCGATGATCGTGACAGGCCAGCCCTGGTTGGCGTCGACTCCGATTTCCATTGTGTCGCCGACCGCCCGGCGAACCGCCTCCACCTGGGCGATGTCCTCCTGGATCGTGGCGCTGTGGACCCGGAGCTTCACCGTCCGGAAACCCATCTCCCGGAGACGGAGCACCTCCCCGGCCCGCTGTGCCGGTGGATGGACCTCGCCGGTGGAGGCGTAAACGGGGACGGGCCGGTCATCTGTGCCGCCCAGGAGCGCCCACACGGGCTTTCCCTCCGCCTTGCCCCGGATGTCCCAGCAGGCCGCCTCGATCCAGTAGTTCCGCCAGCCCAGGTAGCCGACCTCCCGGAGCCGCCGCCGGACGAGGTCGATGTCCGTCGGGTCCAGGCCGATCAGGTACGGCCCGATGAGGCCGCCCAGGCCTTCCCGCTCCCGCTCGAAGGCCATGCCCGCCGCCAGGCCCTGGAGCCCCCCGTCGGTGGTGAGGCGGATCAGGGTGAAGCGGTTCACCGTCTGTGGATAGCCGGGGATCCAGGACGGCCAGAAGGGCTTGGGAAGGGGAACGGCGACGTGAAAGAGCTCAATGCGGTCGATTTTCATGGCAGCCTCCTTTTTCTGCGGAGAGATTGTAATCATGCTCCGGCCTGAACGGCCGTTGCGCAAAGGGTCGAAAACCGGGGACGGGCCGGTCAGGCGATGCGCCCGATCAGTTCCGCCAACTCCTCCCGGCTGAACCGGTAGACGGTCCGGCAGAACTGGCAACTCACCTCGGCCTCTCCCCGCTCCTCCAGCATTTCTTTCAGCTCCTGAACTCCCAGGCTGACCAGCACCCGTTCGATCCGGCTGCGGCTGCAGGAGCACCGGAGCGTCAGGGGCTGCGTCTCCAGGATGCGGAACGGGATGTCGGAGAAGATGTCCCGGAGCAGGTCTTCCGGTGTCTTTCCCTGCCTGAGCAGGGTGGTTACGGGGGGCATCGCCTCCAGGCGGGAGGCGATGCGCTCCACCGCGTCCGGATCCGGCGGGGGGAGCGACTGGACCAGGAATCCCCCGGCGGCCGACACGCGGCCGTCGGCCTCCACGTACGTGCCCAGGGCAACGGCGGAGGGGATCTGCTCCGAATCGAGGAGGTAGTGGGCGATGTCCTGGGCGATCTCGCCGGAGCAGAGGCGGACGATCCCCTGGTAGGGTTCCTTCAGGCCGAGGTCTTTCAGGACCGTCAGGAAACCGTTTGTTCCCAGGGCCCCGGAGACGTCCAGCTTGCCTTCCCGGTCCGGCACATCGGCGCCCGGATTCTGGACGTATCCCCGGACATGACCGTTCCGTTCGGCCTCCGCCACGATCCTGCCCAGCGGGCCTTCGGCCTCGAACTTCAGGGCCACGCTCTGTCCTTCCTTGAGAAGGGAGGCCAGGAGCGCCCCGCCGGTGAGGGCCCGTCCAAGGGCGGCGGCGGCGACGGGAGAGGCCCCGTGACGGCCGGCGGAGCGGGCGGCCGGTTCCGTGGTGTCGCAGGCCAGGGCCAGAATTGCGCCGTCTTCGGAAATGGCCCGGACCAGGCGGCTCCCTGCAGGTTCCTTTTGTATAGATGATTTTGTCATGATTTCCGCCGTGGCGGCAATGGGCGTTTCGCGTCTCTCCGGGGGCTTCCGCGGGCGGCCGCCGCGCCTCGGGGATGTAACAAAAAAACCTTTATGTTGCAAGTGGTTGTTCTTCTTCGGGGGGTGTGTATCCGGGTTCCCCGGAGGGGTGAAATCGACTTGACAGAACGCCCTAATCATGGTAGCGGCACCGACGGTTCAGCCCCCATCAACAGGTGGCTGGGTGTCAAGCATGTTCTCTCAATAAGGTCCGCATTCCCGCCCATTTCAGATTCAGGATCTTCCCCGGGCGCGATGACGGGACGGACGCAAACATTCTGAGATATCCCGAGGTGGTGTCCAGTGGCTCAATCAAATGAAAAAATCGGTGCGGTCATGGTGGTGGGATCCGGTATCGCCGGCATTCAGGCGTCCCTGGATCTGGCGAACTCAGGCCTGAAGGTCTACCTGGTGGAAAAAGGGATCAGTATCGGCGGCGTCATGGCACAGCTGGACAAGACCTTTCCCACCAACGACTGTTCCGCCTGCATCCTCTCCCCGAAACTGGTGGAAGTAGGCCGCCATCCCAACGTGGAGATCCTCACCCGGCGGACCGTGGAATCCGTCGAGGGCGAACCGGGCCACTTCAAGGTCCGAATGACGAAGGCGCCGCGCTTCATCGACCTCTCCAAGTGCACCGGCTGCGGCGACTGCGCCAACGTCTGCCCCATCTCGGTACCCTCCGACTTCAACGAGAACCTGAGCGAGCGGAAAGCCACCTACCGGCATTTCCCCCAGGCCATTCCCAGCGGCTTCGCCATCGACAAGCTCGGCACCTCCCCCTGCAAGGCGAGTTGCCCGACCCACATCAGCGTCCAGGGGTATGTCGCCCTCATCGCTACGGGGAAATTCAAGGAAGCCCTGAAGCTCATCAAGAAGGACAACCCGTTCCCCATCGTATGCGGCCGGGTCTGCAACCACCCCTGCGAGACGGCCTGCATGCGCGGCAAGGTTGATGAGCCCATCGACATCATGCACCTGAAGCGCTTCGTCGCCGACCTGGACCTGAAGGACGAGACCCGCTACATCCCCGAGAAGAAGGAGAGCAAGGGGAAGAAGGTGGCCATCGTCGGCGCCGGGCCCGCGGGCCTCACCTGCGCCTACTACCTGGCTGCCGAAGGCTACGACTGCGAGGTCTTCGAGTCCCTGCCCGTGGCGGGCGGCTGGCTGGCGGTCGGCATTCCCGAGTACCGTCTCCCCAAGGACGTCCTGAAGGCCGAGATCAAGGTCATCGAGGACCTGGGGGTCAAGATCCATCTGAACAGGCCTGTGGGCAAGGATCTCCCCTTCGCCCAGCTCCAGAAGGACTTCGATGCCGTCTTCATCGGCTGCGGCACCGTCAACAGCAGCAAGCTGAACATCCCCGGGGAGGACATGCAGGGCGTCATCCACGGCGTGGATTACCTGAAGCGGGTGAACCTGGGCGAGAAGGTCTTCCTGGGCGACAAGGTCGCCGTCGTCGGCGGCGGGAACGTGGCCATGGACGCCGTCCGGACGGCCATCCGTACGGGCTCGAAAGACGTCTTCATCCTCTACCGCCGGTCCCGGGCTGAAATGCCCGCTTCTCCGGAGGAGATCGAGGAGGCCTTGGAAGAGGGCATCAAGATGGAATTCCTCGTGGCCCCCAAGCGGGTCGTCGGGGAGAACGGAAAGGTGACGGGCATCGAGTGCACCCGGATGGAACTGGGCGAGCCCGACGCCAGCGGCCGTCGGCGCCCCATCGAGATCAAGGGCTCCGAGTTCGTCGTTCCCTGCGATGCCCTGATCCCGGCCATCGGCCAGGAGGCGGACCTTGATTTCGTTCCCGCCGAGAGCGGCATCTCCATCAACAAGTGGAAAAACTTCGACGTCGACGCGGTCACCTTCGCGACGAACGTCCCCGGTGTCTTCGCCGGCGGCGACGTGGTCACGGGACCCCAGACGGTCGTCAAGGCCGTCTTCGCCGGGAAGGAAGCGGCCGTGTCCATCGACCGGTATCTCCAGGGCGAGGACATGGCAGCCGGACGGGCGAAGGACTGGACGAAAGATCTGGCCGACAAGGCCGACGTGAGCGCCGTTCCGAAGGCTCCCCGGGCGAAATATCCGCACATGAAGCCGGACGAGCGGAGGACCAATTTCCAGGAAGTCGGCATCGGCTTCGGCGAGGAAGAGGCCGTCCGCGAGGCCCAGCGCTGCCTGGCCTGCGGCATCTGCTCCGAGTGCTATCAGTGCGTCGACGCCTGTATCGCGAAGGCGATCAACCATGACGATACCTTCGAGGAAGAGACCATCGAGGTCGGGGCCGTCATCGCTGCCCCGGGCTTCGAGACCTTTGATGCATCCATCCGCGGCGAGTATGGATTCGGCACCTACGCCAACGTTGTGACGGCGATCCAGTTCGAGCGCATCCTCTCCGCGTCGGGTCCCTACTTCGGACACGTCCAGCGCATCTCCGACGGCAAGGAGCCCCGGAAGATCGCCTTCATCCAGTGCGTGGGCTCCCGGGACACCTCCTGCGGCAACAGCTGGTGCTCCTCCGTTTGCTGCATGTATGCCACGAAGGAGGCCATCATCGGCAAGGAGCACGCCAAGGACCTGGAGCCGACCATCTTCTTCATGGACATCCGGGCCCACGGCAAGGACTTCGACCGGTTCGTCAACCGGGCGAAGAACGAGTACGGGATCCGTTACGTCCGCTCCATGCCCTCCAGCGTGAAGGAACTCCAGCAGTCCAAGAACCTGCTGATGAAATACGTGACCGAGGACGGCAAGCTTGTCGAGGAAGAGTTTGAAATGGTGGTCCTCTCGGTCGGTCTGACGCCTCCCCCGGAGGCGGCGAAACTTGCCAAGGCTCTGGGAATCAATCTCGAAGAGCACGGCTTCTGCCAGACCGCCCTCGATAACCCCGTTCAGACCAGCCGGAGTGGCGTCTTCGTCTGCGGCGCCTTCGGCGGGCCCAAGGACATTCCCGAGACGGTCATGGAGGCGTCGAGCGCCGCGGCCTGCGCCGCCGGCCTCCTGTCGGAGCGCCGGGGTACGATGATCACCGAGGAGGAACTTCCCCTGGAGTCGGATATCCGCGGGGTCGGCCCCCGGACGGGCGTTTTTGTCTGCCACTGCGGCATCAACATCGGCGGCGTGGTCAACGTTCCGGAGGTCGTCGAGTACGCCAAGAGCCTGCCCAACGTGGTCTTTGCCACGGACAACCTCTTCACCTGCTCCCAGGATACAGCCGTGAAAATGGGCGAGGTCATCAAGGAGCAGAACCTGACCCGCGTCGTCGTCGCCTCCTGCTCCCCCCGGACCCACGAGGGGCTCTTCCAGGAGAACTGCGAGAAGGCGGGACTCAACCGCTACCTCTTCGAGATGGCGAACATCCGGGACCAGGATTCTTGGGTTCACATGCACGAGCCCGAGGCGGCCACCGAGAAGGCCAAGGACCTGGTGAGGATGTCCATCGCCAAGGCCCAGTTCCTTAAGCCCCTGAAGCCGGGTCAGCTGAACGTCAACAAGAACGTCCTCATCATCGGCGGCGGGCTGGCGGGCATCACGGCGGCCCTCTCTTTCGCGGACCAGGGATTCAAGTCCTACATCGTAGAGAAGAAACCGTCCCTCGGCGGCAACTATGCAAACCTTTACTTCACCCTCGAAGGCCTGGATACGAAGAAGCACCTGACGGGCCTGATCGATCGCGTGAAGAAGAACGACCTGATCACGGTCTTCACGGGAACGGAAATCGCGAAGATCGAGGGCTTCATCGGCAACTACAAGACCACCGTCAAGACGAAGGACGGGGAAGAGCAGTTCGAGCACGGAGTGGTCATCGTGGCCACCGGCGGGTACGAGCTGGAGACGAAAGAGTACCTCTACGGCCAGTCGGACCGCGTCCTGACCCAGCGGGAGCTCGAGAAGCTGATCGCCGAGAAGGATGCCAAGGCGGCGGCGGCCAAGAGCGTCACCATGATCCAGTGCGTTGGTTCCCGCATCCCCGAGCGGCCTTACTGCAGCCGCTACTGCTGCTCCGAGGCGATCAAGAACGCCCTGAAGCTCAAGGAAGCGGACCCGGAGAAGGACGTCACGATTCTCTATCGCGACATCCGGACCTTCGGCCTCAAGGAGGACTACTACAAGAAGGCCCGCGAGCTGAACGTCAAGTTCGTCCGCTACGATGAGGACCGGAAGCCCGAGGTCAGGACCGAGGGTGACAAGGTGGTGATCCGCCTGCTCGACCCCATCCTCAACGAGACGGTGGAGTTCAAGACGGATCTCCTGGCCCTCAGCGTCGGTACCGTTCCGAACCCGGAGAACGAGGAAATCGGAAAGATGCTGAAGGTGCCGACCAACCAGGACGGGTTCTTCCTGGAGGCCCACGTGAAGCTCCGTCCGGTCGATTTCGCCACCGACGGCGTCTTCATGTGCGGCATGTCCCACGCGCCGAAACTGAGCGAGGACTCCATCGTCCAGGCCAACGCGGCGGTCTCCCGGGCCTGCACGATCCTCACGAAGGACTTCATCGAGGCCGAGGGCAAGACGGCCTATGTCAACAAGGAGCGGTGCGCCGCCTGTGGGCTCTGCGAGGTCAACTGCCCCTTCAGGGCCATTGCCGTGGACCTCGCCGAGGGGTGCGCGGTGGTCAACACCGTCCTCTGCAAGGGCTGCGGGGTCTGCACAGCCTCCTGCCGCATGAACGCCGTGGACCTGAACGGCTTCAACAACGAGGAAGTGCTGGCGCAGATCGCTGCCATGTAGCGCGATAGCAAGGATTGAATCCCAATAGAAACGGAGCCGATATGTCTGGACAAGAAGCCAAGGGAAACTGGGAGCCGAAAATCGTGGCCATCGTCTGCAACTGGTGCACCTACGCCGGGGCGGACCTGGCCGGGATCAGCCGGATCCAGTATCCCCCGAACGTTCGCATCATCCGCGTCCCCTGCACGGGACGGATCAATCCCTTTTACGTCGTGAAGGCCCTCCAGGAAGGGGCCGACGGCGTTCTGATTTCCGGCTGCCACCCCGGGGAATGCCACTACCTGACGGGCAACCTCTCGGCCCGGCGGAAATTCGCCGCGCTGAAACGTTTCCTTTCCTACATCGGCGTGGAGGGAGACCGGACGATCTTCACCTGGGTGTCCGCCTCCGAAGGGGAGCGGTTCGCCAAGGTCATCAAGGGAGTGACGGAGCGGGTGACCTCCCTCGGTCCGGCGAACAAGCTGGTGAAGAAACTCTAAGCCGCGCGGGCCGTCCCGGATGATCTGGAGATCCATATCCGGAACGGTTGTGCGGGGCTCAGGGTGCCAGACATCATTTCGTATATAACTCGAAGACGAGGACTCGAACAAAGTGGAAAACATTCAGAAAAAGCTGCGGGAAGAGGCAGGCAGGCTCCTGGAGGAGAAGAAGGTGGATGTCATCGTCGGCTACGAAGCGGGAACACTGCCCGCAACGGCGACCCCCTGCTTCATCACCCTCCCGGAAGAAGCCCAGAAGCTGGTGTGGAACTCCTTCTGCACCCAGAACCTCGCCAAGTTCGTCCACGACCTGATCTCCCAGCACCGCAACGCACAGAAGCGGGTCAAGCCGGAGGACCGCAAGAAAAAGGTCGTCGGTGTCGTGGCCCGGGGGTGTACGACCCGGTCGATCGTTCTGTGTCTTCAGGAAAGGCAGTATGAACGGGACGAGGTCGTGATCCTTGGCGTGCCCTGCACAGGTTATATCGAGCGCAAGAAATTTTCCGCCGCCCTGGGAGGGGAAGAGGTCCTCGATGCGGCGGTGTCGGGTGACTCCATCACCGTGAAAACCGCCGCCGGCGATAAGAAACTGGCCCTGAAGGACGCCCTGGCGGACTGCTGCCTCACCTGCCGCTTCAACAATCCGGTGATCTCGGACGTGATGCTGGGAGAGAAGGCCCCGCCTATGGATGCAGACCGGGAATACGACGAGGTGACGGCCTTCGAAAACCTGCCGATCGAGGAGCGCTGGGCCTATTTCACGAAGGAAATGGCCAAGTGCATCCGCTGCTATGCATGCCGCCAGGCCTGTCCTTCCTGCTACTGCGCCATCTGTTTCCAGGACCAGAGCCAGCCGCAGTGGGTCGGCATCGGCGAGGACGCCACCGACACCCAGGT contains the following coding sequences:
- a CDS encoding hydrogenase iron-sulfur subunit; amino-acid sequence: MSGQEAKGNWEPKIVAIVCNWCTYAGADLAGISRIQYPPNVRIIRVPCTGRINPFYVVKALQEGADGVLISGCHPGECHYLTGNLSARRKFAALKRFLSYIGVEGDRTIFTWVSASEGERFAKVIKGVTERVTSLGPANKLVKKL
- a CDS encoding 4Fe-4S dicluster domain-containing protein — its product is MENIQKKLREEAGRLLEEKKVDVIVGYEAGTLPATATPCFITLPEEAQKLVWNSFCTQNLAKFVHDLISQHRNAQKRVKPEDRKKKVVGVVARGCTTRSIVLCLQERQYERDEVVILGVPCTGYIERKKFSAALGGEEVLDAAVSGDSITVKTAAGDKKLALKDALADCCLTCRFNNPVISDVMLGEKAPPMDADREYDEVTAFENLPIEERWAYFTKEMAKCIRCYACRQACPSCYCAICFQDQSQPQWVGIGEDATDTQVFQFMRLFHMVGRCVDCGSCVSVCPMGVDLRKFLKKLDKDCLEMFNNRAGSSMEDVPPLSAYSENDKDDFIFNP